TTTGGTACAAAAACGAAGCCCACACTCTTTCAGCTGGGACTTACAACTCTACACAAAACGAATACACAAACGTACTTCCTTTCGGTGATTATTGGCTGTATTTTGACATAGAAGACCTGCAAAATGGCTGTACTTTTCCGATTCAAGCCAAATTAAATGTAGCCAGCAATCCAACAATTGAGGCAATAACGGAGGATGTCAGTTGTTTTGGAATGAGCGATGGGAGTATTTCGATTACTGCCAGTGGCGGCTCCAATGAATACCAATTTTTGTGGGGCAACGAAGATTTAAGCGAACAAGCCCTTCACAAAGATTTACCAGCTGATGTATATGAAGTTACGGTTATGGATGCCCAAACACATTGCAGTGTTTCTAAAAGCATTGAAGTCAGTGAACCACCTATTATTTCCACCAATTTTGAACAACTTCAATGGGCAAGCGCACCGCCATTGGACAAAAATGAATACAGCATTGAAATAGTAGGGGGTGTAGTTCCGTATCAATATGAATTGGTGTTAGAAGGCGACGAAACGGCTGCTTCACTATCCGAATTGACCAATCACCAACTTCAAATAGAGGCTTCCTCACTTTCTCCGTGGAGCTTGGAAATCACCGATGCCAATGATTGTCCGTATCAATTTGATTTAGGCGCAGGAGGTGATGATGACATCAATTTGCCTGTTATACAATCAGCCACTATTCTCAACGAAACTGATTTGGGTGAAAGTGACGGGACAATCGAATTGACTGTTGCTGAAGGAGATACTTCTTGTGGAGACTATACCTACGAATGGTCTAATGGACAGTATGCCTCAGAAATAGACTACTTGTTTGCAGGAGGATATACCGTTGTCATTACCGATTGTGCTGGAAACACAACAACGGCTTTCATCGAATTGGAGCGAGATGGAGAAAAAGGCAAAAACCGAAAAGCCATGAAAATCTTTCCCAATCCTGCGGAAGACTGGACACATCTGCGATTGATTTCAGAAAATGAAGACGAAGTGCTTATTCGGCTTTTTAATAGCAGCAATCAGCTGATTCGCATCATTTATGAAGGAGAAATTTCGGGAGAGTTAACCTATGAAACGGATTTGGATTTGCGGGCCTTGCCCAATGGCGTTTATTATGTACAGCTGACCACACCGTCTGGAACGAGTATTGCAGAAAGAATCATGACAGTGAAATAATTTTTGATTTACTTCAACAAAAATTCCTCTTTTCCATTTATTTGAAGCACTCCTTCAAATAACAAATCCAACAAAGTTCGCTTGGCATTGCGCTCGGAACAATTCTTGAGTTTCATATACTCAGAAACAGAAATGCGCTTATTTTTTTTCAGATAACTGACCAATTCGTTTTTGAAAATGGTGTAATAATGATTGCGCTCTAATTTGTTCATATAGCCACTTTTCAGCATTTCTGCAATCATTGTAGTAGGCACAACACATTCATCTGCAATGCGAACATATATTTTTTTTCGCCCTTTTCGGTCAATGCAATAGTGAGGCTTTTCTTTGCTTTCGGGAACGTGTGCTATCAAAAGCATTTTCTGTGTACTGGTTTCATACTCTTCAAATTCGAGTTCAATCGCAGGTTGACAAAACAATGCTGCCGCCTTTTCCAGTTCGTATTCTTCCCCACCAATGTCTGCTCCGACTACTCGTTTGTTGTCCTCCACGCCGACAATGATTTTGCCGCCTCTACTGTTGGCAAAAGCCACAATAGAACGTGCAATTTTCGGACGAGAGGTAATGCTTACCTTAAAATCTAAATTAGGTCCTTCGCCTTCTTTGAGCCAAAGGCTAAGGGGAGTTCTTTGATAGTACATATAGTTCAAATGTGTTTAAAAGGCTTTTTTCTTTTTCTTTCAATAGTTCGTGCAATTTTTAATGAACACAGAGGCACGGAGGCACAGAGTTTTGATTATCAAATAATTAGCAAAATAAAAATTATCTTCTAAACTGTTGATAATTAAATTGTTGTGATTTCTGCACGAACTATTGTCTTTAAAACGTGTTTTTCTTGATTTAGGCACACTTCAAAAACGACTTCAGAAAATTAATTTCATAAAAAGGTGATTTTGAAGTATATTTTTAATTTTCATTTTGTTCCTTACCAATCCTCCAATTCATCTCTAAGCATGTTGAATGCACCCTGCAATTCCTGGTGAGCATGTCTATCTTTTTCTTCAAGAGCTATCTTCATGCCCTTTTGATAAGTTTCCAACGCCTCATCATATTGTTTTAACTCCTCTTGTAACTTCCCTAAGTGGTAATAAGTTCCAACATATTGCGGATGATCTATGGCCAGTTGTGTAAAAACCTGCAATGACTGACCTTGGTCTTTTAGTTTGATGTATTCCAATGCCAGAGCGAATTGCAGAAAAGGGTCATTGGGATTCTCTTTCAAAAATGTTTTGATTTGTGACAGTCGATTCATAAGCGAAAATTTGATAAATTTTTAGTAACTTTGCACCGTTTTTTGAACATAGTATTAAAAAAAATAAAATATCTATGAATATTCTCGTTTGTATCTGTAAAACGCCAGATACTACTGCAAAGATTACTTTTACCGACAATAATACAAAATTTGATACAACTAACGTTCAGTGGATCATGAATCCTACAGATGAGTGGTATGCGTTGGTTCGTGGGATTGAGTTGCAAAAACAATTTGGCGGCAAAGTGACGGTAGTAAATGTAGGTCTAAGTGACAATGAACAAATCATTAGAAAAGCTTTAGCAATTGGAGCAGATGATGCCGTTCGCATTGACGCAGACCCTAATGATGCTTATTTTGTAGCCAGCCAAATTGCGGATTATGCTCAAACCGAAAGTTTTGACATCATCCTTACAGGCAAAGAATCCATTGACTACAATGGTTTCAATGTTGGCGGAATGTTGGCAGAAATGTTGGATATGCCTTATATTTCTTTGGCAACCAAACTTGAAGTTGAAGGTACTACTGCAACGGTGGATAGAGAGATTGAAGGAGGTATCGAAAAAGTACAGGTAGATTTACCATTCGTCTTAAGCGGACAAAAAGATTTGGCAGAGCAGTTGATTCCCAATATGCGTGGAATCATGATGGCTCGCCGCAAACCTCTCAAAGTGATTCCTGCTATCGAAGTGGAAACACTTAGCAGCATCAAAGAATATGAACTCCCTCCTGCACGTTCTAAGGTGAAGTTGATAGATCCTGACAACGCTGCTGAATTGGTGCGATTGCTTCACGAAGAAGCGAAAGTTATTTAATATTAATATAAAAAATCAAACAAAATGTCTGTTTTAGTATATATAGATCAATCCAATGAAGGTAAATTGAAAAAAGCGGCTTTTGAAGCAGTTTGCTATGCTGCAAAAACTGCCGAATTGATGGGGGGGCAAGAAGTAATCGCAATTGCGATTGGCGCAGCCGATACAGCCGAATTGGAGAAATTAGGTGCTTATGGTGCGGATAAGGTATGGAAGGTAAACAATGCCGCTTTCCACAATTTTGATTCGGGTGCTTATGCCAAAATCGTTTCAGAGGCAGCAGAAGCATCTGGTGCAGAAACAGTTGTCATTTCTTATAATAGCACAGGTAAAGCCTTAGCTCCTCGTGTAGCGGTTCGATTGAAGGCTGGTTTTGTAGCGGGAGCTATTGACGTGCCAAGCATCAACGGTGATTTTACGGTTCGCAAATCCGTTTTTTCTGGAAAGGCTTTTGCAGAATATAGCCTTCACAGCAGCAAGAAAGTGATTGCAGTTAATCCAAATGCCTATACCGTAACGAAAGGGGAAGGCACTGCTCCTGTTGAAGATTTTGCGACAAGTGTGGGGGCTGATGCAGTGAAAGTGAAAGTATTGGAGGTCAGCAAAGCATCGGACACCATTCCATTGCCCGAAGCAGATTTGGTGGTGTCGGCAGGTAGAGGTCTAAAAGGCCCTGAAAACTGGGGAATGATTGAGGAATTGGCACAACTATTGGGTGCTGCTACTGCTTGTTCTCGTCCAGTAGCTGATGTAGATTGGCGGCCTCACCACGAACACGTTGGGCAAACAGGCTTGACCATTCGTCCAACCTTGTATATTGCTGTTGGAATTTCTGGTGCTATTCAGCATTTGGCAGGTGTGAACAATAGCAAAGTGATAGTCGTTATCAACACAGACCCAGAAGCTCCTTTCTTCAAGGCTGCTGATTACGGGATTGTTGGGGATGCTTTTGAAGTAGTTCCCAAAATCATTGAAGCAGTAAAGGAATTGAAGAGTAAGTAGTGGTCAAAAATTAAAGTAGGTAATTAGCATTTTTTACCCATGAGAAAAATCGAATTAGAAATAGTTGTTCTTTCGCACAATATCAGTCAATCCCAGTCTTATGCTGTTGTGTTGGGGGAAAAGGAGGGCTTGCGAAGGTTGCCCATAGTCATTGGAGCTTATGAAGCTCAGGCAATTGCAGTTGTCTTGAACGATCTGATGCCCGCCCGTCCGCTTACCCACGACTTGATGAAAAACCTGTGCATTGAATTTGATATTGAACTGCGAGAGGTGATTATTAGTGACCTAAAAGACGGTATTTTTTATGCTACTTTGTTGTGTCAAATGGGTGAGAATATTCTCGAAATTGACTCTCGGACTTCCGATGCTTTGGCTTTGGCGGTGCGCTATGGCTGTCCGATTTATACTTACGAATTCATTTTAGAACAAGCAGGTATTATTTTAGAAGAAAGTGTGAAGGAACAAAAGCGAGGAAAAGAGGTATCGAGTGGCAATGACTTGAAGCGACATACTATTGATAAACTGAACAATCTGCTTGATGAAGCGATTGCGAAGGAAGACTATGAAAAGGCTGCTCAACTGCGAGACGAAATCAATAAACGCTCATAGAATTAAAATAGACTTTTGAAGTTTATTCTGAAAAGATGGAATGTTTGAAAATCAGTAGGCTGTGAAAAGAAAACTTCAAAAGTCTTTGTGCTTTTGGGGAACTTTTTTGGGTGTTTTGCAGTTATAATATGCCAAAAGGAATAAAAACAGCGATAAATTCGATTTACCGCTGTTTTTATTCTAATTTTGGTTTTTTCCTATCAATGGGGCTGTACTGGCATTGACAGTAAAGCAATAGGTGGGTAAGCATGTCGAGCTTTGTTTGCTGGCTCGTAAATCTCAACATTCAAACTTTGCAAGTGGCAACACTTCTTATGCGATGGCAGCCTAAGTTCTAGGTTAATTTAGATGCCTCAATCTCCCGCAATTACACGCATGTTTGGCTCGTGTAGCGGTCGAGATTTCGAAACTATGCTAAACTAGCCTGAGTGGCTACTCCGACACTTAGGCGAAATTCAGGAGATAAGGATGTTTTTGGTTCGTATTCTTCCTGATTCATCCCGACAATCAATAGAATACTACACATGTAGAAAGCTCATGGATTCTTTATCTGGACGAGGGTTCGAATCCCTTCAGCTCCACCAAACAGTTTCAAAGCTGCTTTATTTATCAAAAATAGAGCAGCTTTTTTTTGTGGTGGTAAACAATATAACAATACCTTTGTTACTTGTTTTTTAAATTTTATAAAGGTTTTAAGAAAGAAGTATTTTACATTCCACACACACCCTCTCTACCCATTCAAATGCCGTGGAGAGGGCTTTCATATCTTCAATTGAGCATAATCCTTTGCGAAATAGGTCAATATTACATCCGATTAGTTGTAAACAAATACCTTACCTATCATCATCGGACTGCCTCCCTTCAATGCCAATTTCCAATAATACAAACCTGATGGAAATTGGTCTTTAGGCTCAAAGCTAAGTGTGTATTCCGTTTCACTTGCTGCTATTCTTGTCTTAAAAACCCTTCCAAGATGATTTTCCAAAGTGAGGATAAAACCTATGCCTGTATTCGTGCTAAATCTAAATGAAATAAAACCTATACAGAGTTGCTCATTTTCAGGATGAAGTACCACTAACCGCCCGTCAACTACAGAATTGCGGTAGGTTGTAGAAATCATCTCCTCATAAGCAGGAATGACTATAGCGTCAGCTATCAACCGCTCCAATATAGCATCTATGTCTTCAATATTATTGGACAAACGCAGGTTACTCAAGCCGTTGTCCAATAGTGGATGCTTTCCCA
The Chitinophagales bacterium genome window above contains:
- a CDS encoding electron transfer flavoprotein subunit beta/FixA family protein yields the protein MNILVCICKTPDTTAKITFTDNNTKFDTTNVQWIMNPTDEWYALVRGIELQKQFGGKVTVVNVGLSDNEQIIRKALAIGADDAVRIDADPNDAYFVASQIADYAQTESFDIILTGKESIDYNGFNVGGMLAEMLDMPYISLATKLEVEGTTATVDREIEGGIEKVQVDLPFVLSGQKDLAEQLIPNMRGIMMARRKPLKVIPAIEVETLSSIKEYELPPARSKVKLIDPDNAAELVRLLHEEAKVI
- a CDS encoding tetratricopeptide repeat protein, which translates into the protein MNRLSQIKTFLKENPNDPFLQFALALEYIKLKDQGQSLQVFTQLAIDHPQYVGTYYHLGKLQEELKQYDEALETYQKGMKIALEEKDRHAHQELQGAFNMLRDELEDW
- a CDS encoding electron transfer flavoprotein subunit alpha/FixB family protein translates to MSVLVYIDQSNEGKLKKAAFEAVCYAAKTAELMGGQEVIAIAIGAADTAELEKLGAYGADKVWKVNNAAFHNFDSGAYAKIVSEAAEASGAETVVISYNSTGKALAPRVAVRLKAGFVAGAIDVPSINGDFTVRKSVFSGKAFAEYSLHSSKKVIAVNPNAYTVTKGEGTAPVEDFATSVGADAVKVKVLEVSKASDTIPLPEADLVVSAGRGLKGPENWGMIEELAQLLGAATACSRPVADVDWRPHHEHVGQTGLTIRPTLYIAVGISGAIQHLAGVNNSKVIVVINTDPEAPFFKAADYGIVGDAFEVVPKIIEAVKELKSK
- a CDS encoding ATP-binding protein, which gives rise to MYYQRTPLSLWLKEGEGPNLDFKVSITSRPKIARSIVAFANSRGGKIIVGVEDNKRVVGADIGGEEYELEKAAALFCQPAIELEFEEYETSTQKMLLIAHVPESKEKPHYCIDRKGRKKIYVRIADECVVPTTMIAEMLKSGYMNKLERNHYYTIFKNELVSYLKKNKRISVSEYMKLKNCSERNAKRTLLDLLFEGVLQINGKEEFLLK
- a CDS encoding bifunctional nuclease family protein; protein product: MRKIELEIVVLSHNISQSQSYAVVLGEKEGLRRLPIVIGAYEAQAIAVVLNDLMPARPLTHDLMKNLCIEFDIELREVIISDLKDGIFYATLLCQMGENILEIDSRTSDALALAVRYGCPIYTYEFILEQAGIILEESVKEQKRGKEVSSGNDLKRHTIDKLNNLLDEAIAKEDYEKAAQLRDEINKRS